A genomic segment from Pseudomonas mendocina encodes:
- a CDS encoding SulP family inorganic anion transporter, with amino-acid sequence MKPASLRADLLAGLTSSFALVPECIAFALVAQVNPLMGLYGAFIICTLTALFGGRPGMISGAAGSMAVVIVALVVQHGVQYLLATVLLGGVLMILFGLLRLGKLIRMVPHPVMLGFVNGLAIVIAMSQLEHFHTDSGWLQGAALSWMLGLVALTMAVVYLLPKLTRAVPPALVAILGVGLLVYLLDLPTRTLGDMAHIAGGLPQFALPDIPWNLETLQIIAPYAVLMALVGLLETLLTLNLTDEITQSRGMTNRECVALGAANMVSGAFGGMGGCAMIGQTVINLSSGGRGRISGVVAGVMILLFVLFLSPLIERIPLAALVGVMFVVAQQTFAWGSLRVAGKVPANDVLVIVAVTAITVATDLATAVLCGIVIAALNFAWQHARELYADSDMQADGSKLYRAHGTLFFASCTTFLAQFEPADDPQQVTLDCRHLSFVDYSAIAALKTLRERYERAGKHLRVVHLSERCKQLLKRAGE; translated from the coding sequence ATGAAACCCGCCTCTCTGCGCGCCGACCTGCTGGCCGGCCTGACCTCGTCCTTCGCCCTGGTGCCCGAGTGCATCGCCTTCGCCCTGGTGGCGCAGGTCAACCCGCTTATGGGCCTGTACGGCGCCTTCATCATCTGCACCCTCACGGCGCTGTTCGGTGGCCGGCCAGGGATGATTTCCGGCGCGGCCGGTTCGATGGCGGTGGTGATCGTCGCCCTGGTGGTGCAACACGGTGTGCAGTACCTGCTCGCCACGGTGCTGCTCGGTGGCGTGCTGATGATCCTGTTCGGTCTGTTGCGCCTGGGCAAGTTGATCCGCATGGTGCCGCACCCGGTGATGCTGGGCTTCGTCAACGGCCTGGCGATCGTCATCGCGATGTCGCAACTGGAGCACTTCCATACCGACAGTGGCTGGCTGCAGGGCGCCGCGCTGTCCTGGATGCTCGGGCTGGTGGCGCTGACCATGGCGGTGGTCTACCTGTTACCGAAGCTGACCCGCGCGGTACCGCCTGCGTTGGTGGCGATTCTCGGCGTCGGCTTGCTGGTGTACCTGCTCGATCTGCCCACGCGCACCCTTGGCGACATGGCGCACATCGCCGGCGGCTTGCCGCAGTTCGCCCTGCCGGACATTCCCTGGAATCTGGAAACGCTGCAAATCATCGCGCCTTACGCGGTGTTGATGGCGTTGGTCGGCCTGCTGGAAACCCTACTGACCCTCAACCTCACCGACGAGATTACCCAGAGCCGCGGTATGACCAACCGTGAGTGCGTGGCGCTCGGTGCGGCCAACATGGTCTCCGGCGCGTTCGGCGGCATGGGCGGCTGCGCGATGATCGGCCAGACCGTGATCAATCTCAGCTCTGGCGGGCGTGGTCGGATCTCCGGCGTGGTGGCCGGGGTGATGATCCTGCTCTTCGTGCTGTTCCTCTCGCCGCTGATCGAGCGTATTCCGTTGGCGGCGCTGGTGGGTGTGATGTTCGTGGTGGCGCAGCAGACCTTCGCCTGGGGCTCGCTGCGCGTGGCCGGCAAGGTGCCGGCCAACGATGTGCTGGTCATCGTCGCGGTGACCGCCATCACCGTGGCCACCGACCTGGCCACGGCTGTGCTCTGCGGCATCGTCATCGCTGCGCTCAATTTCGCCTGGCAGCACGCTCGCGAGCTGTATGCCGACAGCGATATGCAGGCCGATGGCAGCAAGTTGTACCGCGCCCACGGTACGCTGTTCTTCGCCTCCTGCACCACCTTCCTGGCGCAGTTCGAGCCGGCCGATGACCCGCAGCAGGTGACCCTGGACTGTCGCCACCTGAGCTTCGTCGACTACTCGGCCATCGCCGCACTGAAGACCCTGCGCGAGCGTTACGAGCGCGCGGGCAAGCATCTGCGCGTGGTGCATTTGTCCGAGCGTTGCAAGCAGTTGCTCAAGCGAGCGGGCGAATGA
- the trpA gene encoding tryptophan synthase subunit alpha yields MSRLQNRFAELKTENRAALVTFITAGDPDYATSLSILKGLPDAGADVIELGMPFTDPMADGPAIQLANIRALDGKQNMQKTLQMVREFRTGNQSTPLVLMGYYNPIFCYGVERFISDAKEAGVDGLIVVDLPPEHNDELCEPAQSAGIDFIRLTTPTTDDDRLPTVLAGSSGFVYYVSVAGVTGAGAATMDHVEEAVARLRRHTDLPVCIGFGIRTPQHAAEVAKRAEGAVVGSALIDKIAEAQSPQQAIDGVLGLCRELAEGVRGARR; encoded by the coding sequence ATGAGCCGCCTGCAGAACCGTTTCGCCGAACTGAAAACGGAAAACCGCGCCGCGCTGGTGACCTTCATCACCGCTGGTGACCCCGACTACGCCACCTCGCTGAGCATCCTCAAGGGCCTGCCGGACGCCGGTGCCGACGTGATCGAGCTGGGCATGCCGTTCACCGATCCGATGGCCGACGGCCCGGCCATCCAGCTCGCCAACATCCGCGCGCTGGACGGCAAGCAGAACATGCAGAAAACCCTGCAGATGGTTCGCGAATTCCGTACGGGTAACCAGAGCACGCCGCTGGTACTGATGGGCTACTACAACCCGATCTTCTGCTACGGCGTCGAACGCTTCATCAGTGACGCCAAAGAAGCCGGGGTCGACGGCCTGATCGTGGTCGACCTGCCGCCGGAGCACAACGACGAGCTGTGCGAACCGGCGCAGAGCGCAGGCATCGACTTCATCCGCCTGACCACGCCGACTACCGACGACGACCGCCTGCCCACCGTGCTGGCCGGCAGCTCCGGCTTCGTCTACTACGTGTCGGTGGCCGGCGTCACCGGCGCCGGCGCGGCGACCATGGATCACGTCGAAGAAGCCGTGGCGCGCCTGCGTCGTCACACCGACCTGCCCGTGTGCATCGGTTTCGGCATCCGCACCCCGCAGCACGCCGCCGAGGTGGCCAAGCGCGCCGAGGGTGCGGTGGTCGGCTCGGCGCTGATCGACAAGATCGCCGAGGCGCAGAGCCCGCAGCAAGCCATCGACGGCGTACTCGGCCTGTGCCGCGAACTGGCCGAAGGGGTACGCGGCGCACGCCGCTGA
- the trpB gene encoding tryptophan synthase subunit beta: MTSFRTGPDARGLFGRFGGQFVAETLMPLINSLAAEYEKAKNDPAFLEELAYFQRDYIGRASPLYFAERLSQHFGGAKIYLKREDLNHTGAHKINNCIGQILLAKRMGKQRIIAETGAGMHGVATATVAARFGMQCVVYMGTTDIDRQQANVFRMKLLGAEVIPVTAGTGTLKDAMNEALRDWVTNVHNTFYLIGTAAGPHPYPAMVRDFQSVIGNEVREQIMAKEGRLPDSLVACIGGGSNAIGLFHPFLDDQGVQIVGVEAAGHGIDTGKHAASMAGGAPGVLHGNRTFLLQDEDGQITDAHSISAGLDYPGVGPEHAWLHEIKRVEYVPISDDEALEAFHHCCRLEGIIPALESAHALAEAFKRAPKLPKDHLMVINLSGRGDKDMQTVMHHMGEQEKHA, translated from the coding sequence ATGACCTCATTTCGCACCGGCCCCGACGCTCGCGGCCTGTTCGGCCGCTTCGGCGGTCAGTTCGTCGCCGAAACCCTGATGCCGCTGATCAACTCGCTGGCCGCCGAATATGAGAAGGCCAAGAACGATCCGGCCTTCCTCGAAGAACTGGCCTACTTCCAGCGCGACTACATTGGCCGCGCCAGCCCGCTGTATTTCGCCGAGCGCCTGAGCCAGCACTTCGGCGGGGCGAAGATCTACCTCAAGCGCGAAGACCTGAACCACACCGGCGCGCACAAGATCAACAACTGCATCGGCCAGATCCTCCTGGCCAAGCGCATGGGCAAGCAGCGCATCATCGCCGAGACCGGCGCCGGCATGCACGGCGTGGCCACCGCCACCGTGGCCGCGCGCTTCGGCATGCAGTGCGTGGTGTACATGGGCACCACCGACATCGACCGCCAGCAGGCCAACGTTTTTCGCATGAAGCTGCTCGGCGCCGAGGTGATCCCGGTCACCGCCGGCACCGGCACCCTCAAGGACGCCATGAACGAGGCCCTGCGCGACTGGGTGACCAACGTCCACAACACCTTCTACCTGATCGGCACTGCCGCCGGCCCGCACCCGTACCCGGCCATGGTGCGCGACTTCCAGTCGGTGATCGGCAACGAAGTACGCGAGCAGATCATGGCGAAGGAAGGGCGCCTGCCCGACTCGCTGGTGGCCTGCATCGGCGGCGGCTCCAACGCCATCGGCCTGTTCCACCCCTTCCTCGATGACCAGGGCGTGCAGATCGTCGGCGTCGAGGCAGCCGGTCATGGCATCGACACCGGCAAGCATGCGGCGAGCATGGCCGGTGGCGCGCCGGGCGTGCTGCACGGCAACCGCACCTTCCTGCTGCAGGACGAGGACGGCCAGATCACCGATGCTCACTCGATCTCCGCTGGCCTCGACTATCCCGGCGTCGGCCCGGAACACGCCTGGTTGCACGAGATCAAGCGCGTCGAATACGTGCCGATCAGCGATGACGAGGCCCTCGAAGCCTTCCACCATTGCTGCCGCCTGGAAGGCATCATCCCAGCCCTGGAAAGCGCCCACGCGCTGGCCGAGGCCTTCAAACGCGCACCCAAGCTGCCCAAGGATCACCTGATGGTGATCAACCTGTCCGGTCGTGGCGACAAGGACATGCAAACCGTGATGCACCACATGGGTGAACAGGAGAAACACGCATGA
- a CDS encoding DUF3060 domain-containing protein, translating into MHKVWIAGAMLAASLGTAQAQALDLHGIGVSRDVPCKGQDVIVTGNGNQFRLTGDCGQIEVNGSDQQVSFGNAAGLVVTGSKNRIEGERVTSLEVSGSEHQVETEVHGNDQQPAQIAIYGDSNVLELDLDGPTQIEVNGLNQQLTWSGDEPQIETTGVEHRIKQD; encoded by the coding sequence ATGCACAAGGTATGGATAGCGGGCGCGATGCTCGCAGCGTCGTTGGGCACGGCTCAGGCGCAAGCGCTGGATCTGCATGGCATCGGCGTATCGCGTGATGTGCCCTGCAAGGGGCAGGACGTGATCGTTACCGGCAATGGCAACCAGTTTCGCCTCACCGGTGACTGCGGCCAGATCGAGGTCAATGGTTCCGATCAGCAGGTGAGTTTCGGCAACGCCGCCGGCCTGGTGGTGACAGGCTCGAAGAACCGCATCGAGGGCGAGCGCGTCACCAGCCTCGAGGTCAGTGGCAGTGAGCACCAGGTTGAAACCGAGGTGCACGGCAATGACCAGCAACCGGCGCAGATCGCCATTTACGGTGATAGCAACGTGCTCGAACTCGACCTCGATGGCCCGACGCAGATCGAAGTAAACGGTCTCAACCAGCAACTGACCTGGAGCGGTGACGAGCCGCAGATCGAGACCACCGGCGTCGAGCACCGTATCAAGCAGGACTGA
- a CDS encoding LysR family transcriptional regulator → MSRDLPPLNALRAFEAAARLQSVSRAAEELHVTHGAVSRQIRVLEEQLGLGLFDKDGRGVKLTAAGLRLRDATSEAFERLRDTCATLRRETEERPFVLGCPGSLLARWFIPRLDRLQRELPELRLQLSASQGELDPRSAEVDATLLFADPPWPSDMQVFELAPERIGPVLSPRYGNHAQLAAARPEALYAEPLLHTTSRPQAWPQWAQAQGLAPERLQQGQGFEHLYYLLEAAAAGLGVAIAPQTLVADDLRAGRLVAPWGFVETSGYLALWTRRADPRSERLAQWLRKELAT, encoded by the coding sequence ATGAGCCGCGACCTGCCCCCACTCAATGCCCTGCGCGCCTTCGAGGCGGCCGCCCGCTTGCAAAGCGTCAGCCGCGCTGCCGAGGAGTTGCACGTCACGCACGGTGCAGTCAGCCGGCAGATACGTGTGCTCGAAGAGCAGCTTGGCCTTGGCCTGTTCGACAAGGACGGCCGTGGCGTCAAGCTAACCGCCGCGGGCCTGCGCCTGCGCGATGCCACTTCGGAAGCCTTCGAGCGCCTGCGTGATACCTGCGCCACGCTGCGCCGTGAAACCGAGGAACGTCCCTTCGTCCTCGGCTGCCCCGGCAGCCTGCTGGCGCGCTGGTTCATCCCGCGTCTGGATCGCCTGCAGCGCGAGCTGCCCGAACTGCGCCTGCAACTCTCGGCCAGCCAGGGCGAGCTGGACCCGCGTAGCGCCGAGGTGGACGCCACCTTGCTGTTCGCCGATCCACCCTGGCCGAGCGACATGCAGGTGTTCGAGCTGGCGCCGGAGCGCATCGGCCCGGTGCTCAGCCCGCGCTACGGCAATCATGCGCAGTTGGCTGCTGCGCGGCCCGAAGCGCTCTACGCCGAGCCGCTGCTGCATACCACCTCGCGCCCGCAGGCCTGGCCGCAGTGGGCGCAGGCCCAGGGGCTGGCGCCCGAGCGCCTGCAGCAAGGCCAGGGTTTCGAGCATCTCTACTATCTGCTGGAAGCTGCTGCGGCGGGGCTCGGTGTGGCCATCGCGCCGCAGACGCTGGTCGCCGATGATCTGCGCGCCGGGCGTCTGGTCGCGCCCTGGGGCTTCGTCGAAACCAGTGGCTACCTGGCGCTGTGGACGCGCCGCGCCGACCCGCGCAGCGAGCGCCTGGCGCAGTGGTTACGCAAAGAGCTGGCGACCTGA
- a CDS encoding methylenetetrahydrofolate reductase, whose protein sequence is MSNPCSSFIPYTLEVTGKGIHEVEQARAVIPAGTPINIAFLGNEDHAQRIHAAKVIRACGAEPLPIISSRRLRSEEDRDELIGALVSQAAPKRFMFVGGDPATPAGPYQDSLALLASGVLERHGIDQVVITGYPEGHPKIDSGELMRALKWKLDFLREAGCAVEITTQFGFDAEAVVRWIEQLRQQGIDTPVRIGVPGPADVGKLLRFARQFGVATSAAILRRYGLSMANLMQRVGAERYWDQLQAGLGGRQLGRIGWHLYPFGGVEDGVTWINARLSADSRPQALPG, encoded by the coding sequence ATGTCCAACCCTTGCAGTAGTTTCATCCCCTATACGCTGGAAGTGACCGGCAAGGGTATCCACGAGGTCGAGCAGGCGCGGGCGGTGATACCTGCCGGCACGCCGATCAACATTGCCTTTCTGGGCAACGAAGACCATGCCCAGCGCATCCATGCCGCCAAGGTCATCCGTGCCTGCGGCGCCGAGCCGCTGCCGATCATTTCCTCGCGTCGGCTGCGCAGCGAAGAGGATCGTGATGAGCTGATCGGTGCGCTGGTCAGTCAGGCGGCGCCGAAACGCTTCATGTTCGTCGGCGGTGATCCGGCCACGCCGGCCGGGCCCTACCAGGATTCCCTGGCACTGCTGGCCAGTGGCGTGCTGGAGCGCCATGGCATCGATCAGGTGGTGATTACCGGCTATCCGGAGGGGCACCCGAAGATCGACAGCGGTGAGCTCATGCGCGCGCTGAAATGGAAACTGGACTTTCTCCGTGAAGCCGGCTGCGCCGTGGAGATCACCACGCAGTTCGGCTTCGATGCCGAGGCGGTGGTGCGCTGGATCGAGCAACTGCGCCAGCAGGGCATCGACACGCCTGTGCGCATCGGCGTGCCCGGGCCTGCCGATGTCGGCAAGCTGCTGCGCTTCGCCCGTCAGTTCGGCGTGGCGACTTCTGCTGCGATTCTGCGGCGCTACGGGCTGTCGATGGCCAATCTGATGCAGCGCGTGGGCGCCGAGCGCTACTGGGACCAACTGCAGGCCGGGCTGGGTGGCAGGCAACTGGGCCGCATCGGCTGGCACCTCTACCCCTTTGGCGGGGTCGAGGATGGCGTTACCTGGATCAATGCCCGTCTCAGCGCCGATTCCAGGCCCCAGGCATTGCCAGGTTAA
- a CDS encoding sigma-70 family RNA polymerase sigma factor, translating to MSADVQVLHTLYRDHHSWLQGWLRRRLGNGCDAADLAQDTFVRLLRAGNAASIREPRDYLATVARGLMVDFLRRRSLEQAYLEAMALQPQAEQPSAEQQALLLEALMEVDRMLAGLGRNVREVFILSQLDGLTYAQIAARLGISLRSVNSYMARAVEHCCLLQTGWQS from the coding sequence ATGTCCGCCGACGTCCAGGTGCTGCACACCCTCTATCGCGATCACCATAGCTGGCTGCAAGGCTGGCTGCGGCGGCGCCTGGGCAACGGCTGCGATGCCGCAGACCTGGCCCAGGACACCTTCGTGCGCCTGTTGCGAGCCGGCAATGCCGCGAGCATCCGCGAGCCGCGTGACTATCTGGCCACCGTTGCGCGCGGCTTGATGGTCGACTTCCTGCGCCGGCGCTCGCTGGAGCAGGCCTACCTCGAGGCAATGGCCTTGCAGCCGCAGGCCGAACAACCCAGCGCCGAGCAGCAGGCGTTGTTGCTGGAAGCGCTGATGGAGGTCGACCGTATGCTTGCAGGGCTCGGCCGGAACGTGCGCGAGGTGTTCATCCTCTCCCAGCTCGACGGCCTCACCTACGCGCAGATCGCCGCCCGCCTGGGCATTTCCCTGCGTAGCGTGAACAGCTACATGGCTCGCGCGGTCGAGCACTGCTGCCTACTGCAGACCGGCTGGCAATCGTGA
- a CDS encoding FecR domain-containing protein produces the protein MNEAQRAALKAASGWYARLCSGHSDASEQQAWQRWHDADELHRQAWQQIEKLREQLGMLPGPVASSTLRGVDRSRRRLLGSLALAGLALPLGWFAWQNDTRRYWLADYRSGVGERRQWQLSDGSQLMLGTASAAQWQVDGQRRLLRLVSGEAMITSPEAVQPLLVETRHGLVRCQRARFCVRSDEHGSHVAVLKQDVEVAPLRHLQAMQALAAGHQLRFDAEQLGPSSASDAATTAWTQGSLIALERPLGEVVAELARYRHGVLRLDPTLAGLKVSGSFPLTDTDRALAALEHSFPLRVVRRSDYWVTLVPKV, from the coding sequence GTGAACGAGGCGCAGCGCGCCGCACTCAAGGCGGCCAGTGGTTGGTATGCGCGGCTGTGCTCCGGCCATAGCGATGCCAGTGAACAGCAGGCCTGGCAGCGCTGGCATGATGCGGACGAACTGCATCGTCAGGCCTGGCAACAGATCGAGAAATTACGTGAGCAGTTGGGCATGCTGCCCGGGCCTGTGGCTTCGTCGACCCTGCGTGGTGTCGACCGCAGTCGTCGCCGTCTGCTCGGCAGCCTGGCGTTGGCTGGCCTGGCGCTGCCGTTGGGCTGGTTCGCCTGGCAGAACGATACCCGCCGTTACTGGCTGGCTGACTACCGCAGTGGGGTGGGCGAACGCCGCCAGTGGCAATTGAGCGATGGCAGCCAACTGATGCTGGGCACGGCCAGCGCCGCACAGTGGCAGGTCGATGGGCAGCGGCGCCTGCTGCGCCTGGTCAGTGGTGAGGCGATGATCACCAGCCCGGAAGCGGTGCAGCCGCTGCTGGTGGAAACCCGGCATGGCCTGGTGCGCTGCCAGCGTGCACGTTTCTGCGTGCGCAGCGATGAGCACGGCAGTCATGTCGCGGTACTGAAGCAGGACGTGGAGGTAGCCCCGCTGCGTCATCTGCAAGCGATGCAGGCACTCGCCGCCGGGCACCAGCTACGTTTCGATGCCGAGCAACTGGGGCCATCGAGTGCCAGTGACGCGGCGACCACGGCCTGGACTCAGGGCAGCCTGATCGCCCTGGAGCGGCCACTGGGCGAGGTGGTTGCCGAGCTGGCGCGCTATCGCCACGGTGTGTTGCGTCTCGACCCGACCCTGGCCGGGTTGAAGGTTTCCGGCAGTTTCCCCCTGACCGATACCGACCGCGCCCTGGCGGCGCTGGAGCACAGTTTTCCGCTGCGCGTGGTGCGGCGCAGCGACTACTGGGTGACGCTGGTGCCGAAGGTGTAA
- a CDS encoding TonB-dependent receptor domain-containing protein has protein sequence MRQPRCKLHTLTAAVQAALFCSGLALAAPMAAAAPAEPAAQVQSFEIAGGPLAEVLNRYASAAGVALSFDASALQGQSSQGLQGTYAVEDGFARLLQGSGLRAVRQGEGVYGLERQPQQRPLKGDVLELDSVTVSTLRSDTAVGQTSQRVTVIDRQQIEQQLALSSDPGQVLSSLIPSYSPSRQKMSNAGETLRGRTPQFLVDGVPQASSIRNDGRSSYTIDLAQIERIEVIHGASAEHGGGATGGIVNFISRRPEGNGVSQHAGVSLESADRFSKDGLGYKMNYRVSALQGDWETLFGATWQERGAFYDANDDLVGIAYPGEIQDTRDHDLMLKLGYWLDDVQHLQFSANHYELKGNNDYVPVLGDRAAGIPSTARKGDPQGDPAFNENRQYTFSYSNQDLYGNVLDVQLYHQRYRGQFGALLSGAFQDPNIAPIGTLWEQSRSDSEKWGGKLTLRRRGMFDGLLDLSGGVDLMRDKGEQVLVQTHRSYVPPSTYDNQAGFLQGDLHLTDKLTLMAGVRREHSELDVDDFRTVWGTNNAGGVSVTGGKVSFGKTLSNYGFTYQATDWAQLYGGYSEGFGMPDIGRVLRGLDEPGLDVENLLELEPIITRSREVGLRLNFERVDMELSYYESFSNLGERLSVNNDGNYIANRERVEIQGYELTGNWHIDDRHSLRGSYAHSQGKSDTNDDGKVDTRLTGLNISPDQYSLGWQANWNEDWSSYLQYNYYVSRSFDDPRLKFDGYALLSASVSRRLPVGSLSLGIDNLLDEDYFTYYSQSARIADDYNFKGRGRTFTLGYQVEF, from the coding sequence ATGCGTCAACCTCGCTGCAAACTGCATACGCTGACTGCCGCCGTCCAGGCCGCGCTGTTCTGTTCCGGCCTGGCGCTGGCTGCACCGATGGCCGCTGCAGCACCAGCAGAGCCTGCCGCGCAGGTGCAATCATTCGAAATCGCCGGCGGCCCTTTGGCTGAGGTGCTCAACCGCTACGCCAGCGCTGCCGGAGTCGCCCTGTCGTTCGATGCGTCAGCGCTGCAGGGCCAGAGCAGCCAGGGTTTGCAGGGCACCTACGCGGTGGAGGACGGTTTCGCACGTCTGTTGCAGGGCAGCGGCCTGCGCGCAGTGCGCCAGGGCGAGGGGGTCTACGGGCTGGAGCGTCAGCCGCAGCAGCGTCCGCTCAAGGGCGATGTGCTGGAGCTGGATTCCGTCACGGTCAGCACCCTGCGCAGCGACACCGCGGTGGGTCAGACCAGCCAGCGCGTGACCGTTATCGACCGCCAGCAGATCGAGCAGCAACTGGCGCTGAGCAGCGACCCGGGCCAGGTGCTGAGCAGCCTGATCCCATCCTATTCGCCAAGCCGGCAGAAAATGTCCAATGCCGGTGAAACGCTGCGTGGCCGTACACCGCAGTTTCTCGTCGACGGTGTGCCGCAGGCCAGCTCGATCCGTAACGACGGCCGCAGCAGCTACACCATCGATCTGGCGCAGATCGAGCGCATCGAGGTGATCCATGGTGCCTCGGCCGAGCATGGCGGCGGTGCCACCGGTGGCATCGTCAACTTCATCAGCCGGCGTCCCGAAGGGAATGGCGTTAGCCAGCACGCCGGGGTCAGCCTGGAAAGCGCTGATCGTTTCAGCAAGGACGGCCTGGGCTACAAGATGAACTACCGGGTCAGTGCGCTACAGGGTGACTGGGAGACCCTGTTCGGCGCCACCTGGCAGGAGCGCGGCGCCTTCTACGACGCCAACGACGACCTGGTCGGCATCGCCTACCCCGGCGAGATTCAGGATACCCGCGATCATGACCTGATGTTGAAGCTGGGTTACTGGCTCGATGACGTGCAGCACCTGCAGTTCAGTGCCAATCATTACGAGCTCAAGGGCAACAACGACTATGTGCCGGTGCTTGGCGACCGCGCCGCCGGTATTCCCAGCACCGCGCGCAAGGGCGACCCGCAGGGCGATCCGGCCTTCAACGAGAACCGTCAGTACACCTTCAGCTACAGCAACCAGGATCTGTACGGCAACGTGCTCGACGTGCAGCTCTATCACCAGCGTTATCGTGGTCAGTTCGGCGCGCTGCTTTCCGGAGCTTTCCAGGACCCGAACATCGCGCCGATCGGCACGCTGTGGGAGCAGAGCCGCAGCGACTCGGAAAAATGGGGTGGCAAGCTGACTCTGCGTCGTCGCGGCATGTTCGATGGCCTGCTCGACCTGAGCGGCGGCGTCGACCTGATGCGCGACAAGGGTGAACAGGTCCTGGTGCAGACCCACCGCAGCTACGTACCGCCATCCACCTACGATAACCAGGCCGGCTTCCTCCAGGGCGATCTGCACCTGACCGACAAGCTGACCCTGATGGCCGGTGTGCGCCGCGAGCACTCGGAACTGGACGTGGATGATTTCCGCACCGTATGGGGCACCAACAACGCGGGTGGCGTGAGCGTCACGGGTGGCAAGGTGTCGTTCGGCAAGACACTGAGCAACTACGGCTTCACCTATCAGGCCACCGACTGGGCGCAGCTCTATGGCGGCTATTCCGAAGGTTTCGGCATGCCCGACATTGGCCGCGTGCTGCGCGGGCTCGACGAACCGGGGCTGGACGTGGAGAACCTGCTGGAGCTGGAACCGATCATCACCCGTTCGCGCGAAGTGGGCCTGCGCCTGAATTTCGAGCGGGTGGACATGGAGCTGAGTTACTACGAGTCTTTCTCCAACCTGGGCGAGCGCCTGTCGGTCAACAACGACGGCAACTACATCGCCAACCGCGAACGCGTCGAGATCCAGGGTTATGAACTGACCGGCAACTGGCACATCGATGACCGCCACAGCCTGCGTGGCAGCTACGCCCACAGCCAGGGCAAGTCCGACACCAATGACGACGGCAAGGTGGATACACGCCTGACCGGCCTGAACATCTCGCCGGACCAGTACAGCCTGGGCTGGCAGGCCAACTGGAACGAGGACTGGTCGAGCTACCTGCAATACAACTACTACGTCAGTCGCAGCTTCGATGACCCGCGTCTGAAGTTCGACGGCTACGCCCTGCTGTCAGCCAGCGTCAGCCGCCGCCTGCCGGTGGGCAGCCTGTCGCTGGGCATCGACAACCTGCTCGACGAGGATTACTTCACCTACTACTCGCAATCGGCGCGCATCGCCGACGACTACAACTTCAAGGGCCGCGGCCGTACCTTCACCCTGGGCTACCAGGTGGAGTTCTGA
- a CDS encoding dodecin, translating to MTDHHTYKKIEIVGSSRTSIEDAIENALSECAKSVRNMDWFEVIDTRGHIENGKVGHYQVTLKVGFRLSGS from the coding sequence ATGACCGACCACCACACCTACAAGAAGATCGAGATCGTCGGCTCGTCTCGTACCAGCATCGAGGATGCCATCGAGAACGCCCTGTCCGAGTGCGCCAAGAGCGTGCGCAACATGGATTGGTTCGAGGTCATCGACACGCGCGGTCATATCGAGAATGGCAAGGTCGGTCACTACCAGGTCACGCTCAAGGTCGGCTTTCGTCTGAGCGGTAGCTGA